Part of the Bacteroidia bacterium genome is shown below.
CCCAAAGAGTTTTATGAACCAATCATACGTGAGATTGAAAATTATGCCGAGAAGCCTAAAAGTAAATCTGTATTTGAAATTTATTTTGAATATTTAAGTACAGCTTCTACCATTTTCGTAATGAAAATTTTAACGGCTTTAAAGAAACTTTCTGAATCCGGAAAAAAGGTTGAATTGATTTTACAATATGATGATGACGACACTGATATGCTGGAAAAATTTCAAGCTATGAGTCAGATTGTCAATGTGGATGCCAGATTTCAACCAGTTGCTGCCTGATTACAATCCAATATTAAAACCAAATCGTATAATTGGATTGATGTAGGGGGTGTATTTGGATTCTGTAAAATTGAATAATCCCATCAAATAGACCGAGGAATTACCTCCAAGGGATTGCTGATAACCACCACCGGCCATGAGACTATTGACCCAAACTCGATTGTTTAGGTCGTCGTAGCGTTGCATGTTTAGCATTTCGTTTTCTGCGTGGACAAATATGCCTTTCCAAACGATGTAGCGTAAAAATACTCTACCACCATAAATATTTGTTTGGAATTTGGGGTAACCGGAATAACGTTGGCTAAAATAGATATAGGTAACACCTACTCCTGCCCAAAAATTATCGGTAATTCGATAGCCAAATTGTGGAGATAAATTGATGTTGGTTATGGTTCCAAACGATAAACCAAAGCCTCCGCCTGTAAAACTACGTTTCCAAAACCCTTCTTTTTTTTGAACAGGCTTACTTGCTTTTGTATCTGCGGCTTTTTTTTCTGTAGGTTTTGATAAAGAATCTTTACCCGATTCAATTATCTTATTTAAGCTATCCGGCTCTTGTCCGGGTAAATTAAATCTTCTATTTTGAGCATTGGCAGCCACCAAACTTAAACAAGTAACTAGTAGGAGAATAATTTGCTTCATGTCTTAAGTTGCAAAGGTAGAAGGCATTAA
Proteins encoded:
- a CDS encoding DUF1987 domain-containing protein; its protein translation is MKTVYIKSTNKTPEVNMDLASGEFKIAGRSIAENPKEFYEPIIREIENYAEKPKSKSVFEIYFEYLSTASTIFVMKILTALKKLSESGKKVELILQYDDDDTDMLEKFQAMSQIVNVDARFQPVAA